The Gammaproteobacteria bacterium sequence CGCGCGCGTCCTGGCAGCCACGCACCACGATCTGGCGCAGGATGTCCAGACCAAGCGTTTTCGTGAAGACCTTTATTACCAGTTGAACGTGGTGCCGCTGCGCGTGCCTCCGTTACGCGAACATTGTGAAGACGTTCCCGAATTACTTAACTATTACATGAACGTTTTCGTCAACCAGGACAACTTGCCCTACCGCCGCTTCAGCATGGCGGCGCAAAACCGCCTGCGCAATTATCCATGGCCAGGTAACGTCCGCGAATTAAAAAACCTGGTGCAGCGCCTGCTGATTCTCGGCACAGGTGCCGAAATCGGCGCCGATGAAGTGGACGCCGCGCTGGGCGAAGCGCCTGCCAGTATGACTGCGACATCAACGCTGGGCTTTGATTTACCCTTGCGCGAGGCGCGTGACCGTTTTGAAAAGGCCTATCTGGAATATCAGCTGCGTGAGACGGGCGGCAATATTACCAAGGTGGCCAAACTGGCGGGCATGGAGCGCACCCATCTGTATCGCAAGATGCGGGCGCTGGGCATAAGCATCGGCGATGTACAAGAAACAGCGGATCAGTGATAAGATTGCCGCCCTTGTTTTCGGATTGTGAGCTGACATGAAAATCATCATCCTCGGCGCAGGCCAGGTAGGTTCGTCGGTAGCAGCCAATCTGGTCAGTGAGGCCAACGATATTACGGTGGTGGATACCAACCAGGACCTTCTGCAAAACCTCCAGGACCGTTTCGACCTGCGCACCGTGTGCGGCGAGGCCTCCCACCCCGAGATGCTGCGGCGCGCTGGGGCGGAGGATGCGGACATGATCCTCGCCGTCACCAACAGCGATGAAACCAACATGGTGGCGTGCCAAGTGGCGTACACACTGTTTCGCACCCCCACCAAGATAGCACGCGTGCGCTCCAACGAATATCTTAGCCATCCCCAGTTATTCGCCAGCGATGCGCTCCCTATCGACTTCCTGATCAGCCCCGACCAGGCGGTGACGGATTATATCCAGCGTTTGATTGAATACCCCGGCGCACTCCAGGTGCTCGATTTTGCTCACGGCAAGGTACGGCTGGTGGCAGTGCGCGCCTACCATGACGGGCCGCTGGTGGGGCGCGAATTGCGCACCCTGCGCGAACACATGCCAGGCGTTCAGACGCGCGTTGCCGCCATCTTTCGCCGCGATGCGCCTATCGTTCCCGAGGGCAATACCGTCATCGAGGTGGGTGACGAAGTGTTTTTCATTGCCGCCAGCAAAGACATCCGCGCGGTGATGAGTGAGCTGAGGCGACTGGATAGCTCCATTAAACGCGTGATGATCGCGGGCGGCGGCAATATCGGGAAACGCCTCGCCAAGGCGCTGGAAAATGATTACCAGATCAAGGTCATCGAGCACAACCAGAAGCGCGCGCGCGCCCTGTCGGAAGAGCTGAAAAAGGCCATTGTCCTGCTGGGCGATGCCACCGATGAAGATCTGTTGCGTGAAGAAAACATCGAAGCCACCGACATATTTTGCGCGCTGACTAATGACGACGAGGATAATATTCTCTCCGCCATGCTCGCCAAGCGCCTCGGTGCGCGCAAGGTAATGGCGCTGATCAACCGCTCCGCCTATGTCGACCTGGTGGAGAGCGGCACGATCGACATCGCAATATCACCCCACCAGGCGATGATCGGTAGCCTGTTGGCCCATGTGCGGCGTGGCGATGTTGCGGCGGTTCACTCCCTGCGGCGCGGCGCGGCGGAGGCTCTGGAGGCAGTGGCGCACGGCGACCGCAAATCATCGAAAGTGGTAGGGCGCGCCATTCAGGACATCAAACTACCGCCGGGCGCCAGCATTGGCGCCATGCTGCGCGGTGATGAGGTGATTATCGCCCATCACGACACCGTGATCGAAGCGGAGGATCACGTCATCCTGTTCCTGGTCGATAAAACCCGTATCCGCGACGTGGAGCGCCTGTTTCAAGTGAGCGCGATGTTTCTTTAAAAAGTAGAAAAAACCAAAAATGACGAGGCAAAGCATGGCGTTCCACCGGTTTTCTGATTTGCTTTTTGTTTATTAACTGCTAAAAAATGCAACTCTCCGCCATACAACGCATACTCGGTCTTCTTTTGATGCTGTTCAGCATCACCATGCTGCCTCCGGTGGCGGTATCTTTCTGGTACGACGACCACACCGCAGAATCATTCCTGCTGGGTTTCGCATTGACGCTGTTGGCAGGTTTTCTGTGTTGGCTGCCGGTGCGTTCTTTCCGCAAGGAATTGCGTCTGCGCGACGGCTTTCTGATCGTGGTGATCTTCTGGACTGCGCTGAGTATGGTCAGCGCCTTACCGTTCATGCTTGCCGAGCACCCGCACATGTCGTTCACCGACTCGGTTTTTGAATCGGTGTCGGGTTTCACCACCACCGGCGCAACGGTGATGGTCGGCCTCGATCACATGCCGCAATCCATCCTCTATTATCGCCAGCAACTGCAATTTCTCGGTGGCATGGGAATCGTGGTTCTGGCAGTGGCCATCTTCCCCATGCTCGGCATCGGTGGCATGCAGCTCTATCGTGCCGAGACGCCGGGGCCGATGAAAGACAACAAGCTTACCCCCCGCATCACCGAAACGGCGCGGGCTTTGTGGTACATCTATCTAGGCTTGACGGTGGCCTGCGCGCTGGCTTATTGGCTGGCGGGTATGAGCCTGTTCGACGCCATCGGCCACAGCTTCTCCACCATCTCCACCGGCGGTTTTTCCACCCATGACGCCAGTCTTGGCCACTTCAACAGCGCACTCATCGACGCTATTGCTACCGTGTTCATGCTGCTCGGCGGGTTCAACTTCGCGGTGCATTTTATGGCATGGCGGGAGCGGGATATCCGCCACTATTGGCGCGACGCAGAGGCGCTCGCCTTCCTCGGTATCGTCGCCGCGATTATAGCGATAGTCGTCGTGACGTTGATGGTCACGCAAAAATATCCGGACATATGGAGCGCATTGCGCTATGGCTCTCTCCAGGTAGTCACCATGATTACCAGTACCGGTTTCCTGACGGCGGACTTCGCGTCCTGGCCGCTGTTCCTGCCCGCATTGCTGATGGCCATTGGTTTTATCGGTGGCTGCGCCGGTTCAACTGCGGGCGGTATGAAAGTGGTGCGTATCCTGCTGCTCTACAAGCAGGGCATCCGCGAGATCATGCGCCTGATCCATCCCAACGCCATCATCCCCGTCAAAATCGGCGAGCGTTCGCTGCCGGACCGTATCGTTGAAGCCGTATGGGGATTCTCGGTACTTTACATCACCAGTTTTGTCGTGCTGTCGCTGGCGCTGATGGGCACCGGGTTGGATGTGGTCACCGCCTTCTCCGGCGTCGCCACCTGCCTCAACCTCGGCGGCCCCGGCCTCGGCGCAGTGACGATGAATTTTACCATCGTCAATGATGTTGGCATCTGGATACTGAGCTTCGCCATGCTCCTGGGGCGTCTTGAGATATTCACGCTACTGGTGTTGCTGACACCGGCGTTTTGGCGGAAGTAGTTGGTTGGCGTATTGATCTTGCGCATTAACATGCACAAGATATGGTGTATTTTGTCGGCGCATTTCAGTGGTCCTATCCTGCTGAATATCAATGTATTTTCCTGTGTCAATCCTTTGATGTTTTCGTATGTCATTGTTTTTTATTGTATAAAAAATATGCCTTCATGGAGGCTCACGCGTGTTGACACGGGAGGGGACAGGCGTTAATCTCCCACATCACGGCACAATATATTGTGTTTTACCGAAATTAAAAAACAAGCCATAGTCAAACGGCCCCATGCACCGTGGGTGTGCCGCGACGTGCCAAAACAATCAATACCAGGGAGCATGTATCCATGAAGGTTACCCATCTCAAGGCTGTCCCCAATGCCGACGCCATCATCGAGCTTCAGCCCGCATCTTTTGACATCTGGGACAAAAAATACCGCCTGAAGAAGAAAGACGGCACCGTCATCGACGAAACACTCGATCACACCTACCGGCGCGTTGCCCGCGCCGTGGCCGATGTGGAAGATACCGAGGAGAAGCGCGCCGAGTGGTATGACAAATTTCTGTGGGCGCTGCGCCGTGGCGCGATTCCTGCTGGCCGTATCGTTTCCAACGCTGGGGCACAGGCCTACAAGCCCGCAACCTCCACGATCAACTGCACGGTATCCGGCACCATTCAAGACTCCATGGACAACATCCTGGGGAAGGTTCATGAGGCCGGTCTTACACTGAAGGCCGGTTGCGGCATTGGTTATGAATTCTCCACGCTGCGTCCCAGGGGCGCGTTCGTCGCCGGTGCGGGTGCGTATACCTCCGGCCCGCTGTCGTTCATGGATATCTACGACAAGATGTGTTTCACCGTCTCCTCCGCCGGCGGTCGTCGCGGTGCCCAGATGGCGACCTTTGACGTCAGCCACCCGGACGTGCTCGACTTCATCCGCGCCAAGCGTGAAAACGGCCGCCTGCGTCAGTTCAATCTGTCGCTGCTGGTGACGCGTGAATACATGGAAGCCGTCAAGAATGACGCAGACTGGCCGCTGGTGTTCCCGCTCGACGCCAAGGAGGTTGATATCGACGGCATCGACGTCAACGACCCGAAGCAAGTGATCTGGCGCGAATGGCCCACCAAGGATAAATACCTGTCTAACGACCAGGGTCTGGTCGCATGTAAAATCTATCGCACCATCCGCGCGCGCCGCTTGTGGGATGCGATCATGACGTCCACCTATGATTTCGCCGAGCCGGGTTTTATCCTGATCGACAACGTCAACGAGATGAACAACAACTGGTTCTGCGAAAGCATCCGCGCCACCAATCCCTGTGGTGAGCAACCACTTCCCCCCTACGGCGCCTGTCTGCTGGGCTCGATCAACCTGACCAATTTCGTGCGCAATGCGTTCACGTCCAAGGCCAGTTTTGACTGGGACGAGTACCGTCGCGCCGTGGCGATTTTCACCCGTATGCTGGATAACGTGGTGGAGATCAGCGGCCTGCCTTTGGAGCAGCAGCGCGAAGAGATCAAGAGCAAGCGCCGCCATGGCATGGGGTATCTGGGGCTGGGCTCCGCCATAACCATGCAGTGCATGCGTTACGGCTCGAAAGAATCGCTGGAATTCACCGAGCAGGTCACCCGCGAAATGGCGCTGGTGGGCTGGCAAGTGGGCGCTGAACTGGCCCAGGAAAAGGGCGCGGCCCCGGTGCTGAATCAGGAATTTACTGTAACGGGCGAGATGCTGCGCAAGCGGCCTGAGATGGTGCAAGACGGCTTTAATATAGGCGACAAGGTGCCGGGCAAGGTGCTGCTGGCCAAATACAGCCGCTACATGCAACGCATAGCCGAGATTGACCCTGATCTGGTGAATACCATCGCCGAAAACGGCGCGCGCTTCACCCACCATAGCTCCATCGCCCCCACCGGAACCATTTCGTTGTCGCTGGCCAATAACGCCAGTAACGGAATCGAACCCAGCTTCGCGCACCACTACGCGCGTAACGTGATCCGTGAAGGCAAGAAGTCCAAAGAGAAGGTCGACGTTTATTCCTATGAGTTGCTGGCCTACCGCTCCTTGATCAATGACAAGGCCATGCCCTACTCCGACAAGGAAGACGAGCAACTGCCTGAGTACTTCATCACTGCCGATGACGTTACGCCGAAAGAGCATGTCGACGTGCAGGCCGCCGCGCAGAAATGGATCGACTCCTCTATCTCCAAAACCGCCAACGTGCCGACGGATTTTCCCTACGACGACTTCAAGGGCATCTACCTCTATGCCTACGAGCAAGGCCTGAAGGGTTGCACCACCTTCCGTTTCAATCCTGAAGCGTTTCAGGGCGTGCTGGTGAAAGAGAGCGATCTGGAGGGCACTACCTACCGCTTTACCCTGGAAGACGGCACCGTGCTTGAGGTCAAGGGTAACGAGGAGATTGAATACGACGGCGAAATCCACACCGCCGCCAACCTGTTCGACGCCCTAAAAGAAGGCTATTACGGCAAGTTCTAAACTATATACAGGACGGAAAGCCCCACTGGGGTATTGCCCGTCACTGGAGAAACAGCATGACTATCAAGATAGAAAAGAAGATTGTGAAGTACAGCGTGGTCAAGGACGAGGAGAAGGCTGCTGCCGCCCCTGCCGAGGAATCCACCGTTGCCAAGGTAGTGCAGATGCACGAAAAGCTGGAGCGGCCCGAGGTATTGATCGGCTCCACCTACAAGATCAAAACCCCGCTCACCGAGCATGCCCTGTATGTCACCGTCAACGATGTCGTGCTCAATCCCGGCACCGAGGATGAGCTGCGTCGCCCCTTCGAAGTCTTCATCAACTCGAAGAACATGGACCACTTCCAGTGGATCGTCGCCCTCACCCGCATCATCTCCGCCGTATTCCGCAAGGGCGGTGATGTCACCTTTCTGGTGGAAGAGCTGCGTTCAGTGTTCGACCCGCGCGGTGGCTATTTCAAGAAGGGCGGCAAATACATGCC is a genomic window containing:
- the trkA gene encoding Trk system potassium transporter TrkA encodes the protein MKIIILGAGQVGSSVAANLVSEANDITVVDTNQDLLQNLQDRFDLRTVCGEASHPEMLRRAGAEDADMILAVTNSDETNMVACQVAYTLFRTPTKIARVRSNEYLSHPQLFASDALPIDFLISPDQAVTDYIQRLIEYPGALQVLDFAHGKVRLVAVRAYHDGPLVGRELRTLREHMPGVQTRVAAIFRRDAPIVPEGNTVIEVGDEVFFIAASKDIRAVMSELRRLDSSIKRVMIAGGGNIGKRLAKALENDYQIKVIEHNQKRARALSEELKKAIVLLGDATDEDLLREENIEATDIFCALTNDDEDNILSAMLAKRLGARKVMALINRSAYVDLVESGTIDIAISPHQAMIGSLLAHVRRGDVAAVHSLRRGAAEALEAVAHGDRKSSKVVGRAIQDIKLPPGASIGAMLRGDEVIIAHHDTVIEAEDHVILFLVDKTRIRDVERLFQVSAMFL
- a CDS encoding adenosylcobalamin-dependent ribonucleoside-diphosphate reductase yields the protein MKVTHLKAVPNADAIIELQPASFDIWDKKYRLKKKDGTVIDETLDHTYRRVARAVADVEDTEEKRAEWYDKFLWALRRGAIPAGRIVSNAGAQAYKPATSTINCTVSGTIQDSMDNILGKVHEAGLTLKAGCGIGYEFSTLRPRGAFVAGAGAYTSGPLSFMDIYDKMCFTVSSAGGRRGAQMATFDVSHPDVLDFIRAKRENGRLRQFNLSLLVTREYMEAVKNDADWPLVFPLDAKEVDIDGIDVNDPKQVIWREWPTKDKYLSNDQGLVACKIYRTIRARRLWDAIMTSTYDFAEPGFILIDNVNEMNNNWFCESIRATNPCGEQPLPPYGACLLGSINLTNFVRNAFTSKASFDWDEYRRAVAIFTRMLDNVVEISGLPLEQQREEIKSKRRHGMGYLGLGSAITMQCMRYGSKESLEFTEQVTREMALVGWQVGAELAQEKGAAPVLNQEFTVTGEMLRKRPEMVQDGFNIGDKVPGKVLLAKYSRYMQRIAEIDPDLVNTIAENGARFTHHSSIAPTGTISLSLANNASNGIEPSFAHHYARNVIREGKKSKEKVDVYSYELLAYRSLINDKAMPYSDKEDEQLPEYFITADDVTPKEHVDVQAAAQKWIDSSISKTANVPTDFPYDDFKGIYLYAYEQGLKGCTTFRFNPEAFQGVLVKESDLEGTTYRFTLEDGTVLEVKGNEEIEYDGEIHTAANLFDALKEGYYGKF
- a CDS encoding TrkH family potassium uptake protein — encoded protein: MQLSAIQRILGLLLMLFSITMLPPVAVSFWYDDHTAESFLLGFALTLLAGFLCWLPVRSFRKELRLRDGFLIVVIFWTALSMVSALPFMLAEHPHMSFTDSVFESVSGFTTTGATVMVGLDHMPQSILYYRQQLQFLGGMGIVVLAVAIFPMLGIGGMQLYRAETPGPMKDNKLTPRITETARALWYIYLGLTVACALAYWLAGMSLFDAIGHSFSTISTGGFSTHDASLGHFNSALIDAIATVFMLLGGFNFAVHFMAWRERDIRHYWRDAEALAFLGIVAAIIAIVVVTLMVTQKYPDIWSALRYGSLQVVTMITSTGFLTADFASWPLFLPALLMAIGFIGGCAGSTAGGMKVVRILLLYKQGIREIMRLIHPNAIIPVKIGERSLPDRIVEAVWGFSVLYITSFVVLSLALMGTGLDVVTAFSGVATCLNLGGPGLGAVTMNFTIVNDVGIWILSFAMLLGRLEIFTLLVLLTPAFWRK
- a CDS encoding NrdJb, producing MTIKIEKKIVKYSVVKDEEKAAAAPAEESTVAKVVQMHEKLERPEVLIGSTYKIKTPLTEHALYVTVNDVVLNPGTEDELRRPFEVFINSKNMDHFQWIVALTRIISAVFRKGGDVTFLVEELRSVFDPRGGYFKKGGKYMPSLVAEIGDVIERHMRMIGLLKDDTLDEHQQKHINEKRAEFESMLHKAEDSESGSFPTGAQLCGKCNTKAMIKMDNCMTCLNCGDSKCG